From Deinococcus budaensis, a single genomic window includes:
- a CDS encoding cell division protein FtsQ/DivIB yields the protein MTDPEPRRRNRRIRPAAGPGQPPAPPTLSPAPPAAPPAPDPGLPGKAPPRRRDLRPLWWTLGTLALLGTLAASWFALPVRTVTVQGNVRLSPAQVRQLAGLTPGFAWPYYGAWRAQGLRRSPWIQSATVTRRFPDAVVVRVRERVPFARWQGPDGRVVTLAEDGRALPGARGVEGLPLLTGWGPDRRRDALFVARALQKYNVQSVAYTPSGITAKTGASTVWSGDLKTLLKYAGAIVQFPDKELYIYPWGVSVQ from the coding sequence ATGACCGATCCCGAGCCGCGCCGCAGGAACCGACGGATTCGGCCCGCCGCAGGCCCCGGCCAGCCTCCCGCGCCGCCGACCCTCTCCCCGGCGCCTCCTGCCGCCCCTCCGGCACCGGACCCTGGACTTCCGGGCAAAGCGCCTCCCCGCCGCCGCGACCTGCGCCCACTGTGGTGGACCTTGGGCACGCTGGCGCTGCTGGGCACGCTCGCCGCGAGCTGGTTCGCCCTGCCGGTCCGCACGGTGACCGTGCAGGGCAACGTGCGCCTCAGCCCCGCGCAGGTGCGCCAGCTCGCGGGCCTCACGCCGGGCTTCGCCTGGCCCTACTACGGCGCGTGGCGGGCACAGGGACTGCGGCGCAGTCCCTGGATTCAGTCGGCCACCGTCACCCGGCGCTTTCCCGACGCGGTCGTGGTGCGGGTGCGTGAGCGGGTGCCCTTCGCCCGCTGGCAGGGGCCGGACGGCCGGGTGGTCACGCTGGCCGAGGACGGCCGCGCGCTGCCCGGCGCCCGGGGCGTCGAGGGCCTGCCCCTCCTGACCGGCTGGGGACCCGACCGCCGCCGCGACGCCCTGTTCGTCGCCCGCGCGCTCCAGAAGTACAATGTGCAGTCGGTCGCGTATACGCCTTCCGGGATCACGGCGAAAACGGGGGCGAGCACCGTGTGGAGCGGCGACCTGAAGACCCTGCTGAAGTATGCTGGGGCCATCGTGCAATTTCCCGACAAAGAACTTTACATCTACCCCTGGGGGGTGAGCGTCCAGTAA
- a CDS encoding UDP-N-acetylmuramate dehydrogenase codes for MTALPATASRTGARVERLPLARYTTLGVGGEAEVWFVSNGAQLAEAVEAPYRILGGGSNLVVADEGVPERVIRLTGPLAEADLTPDPALSSGETVVTGWVGGGVPLPGLIRKLQKLGLSNLEGTVGIPAQVGGAVWMNAGTRYGEMFDGLHTLEIVTPGGTRQVTPDDLAWGYRQSGIPRGHIVSRVRLRLRRSAPEEVLAKMDFADQARKGQPKMKTPGCAFKNPGGVSAGKLIDEAGLKGARVGGAMIAPEHANFIVNLGGASSADVHALLALIRERVGAPLELEYELWPEQG; via the coding sequence GTGACGGCCCTCCCGGCGACCGCCAGCCGCACCGGGGCGCGGGTCGAGCGCCTGCCCCTCGCCCGTTACACCACCCTGGGTGTGGGCGGCGAGGCCGAGGTGTGGTTTGTCTCGAACGGCGCGCAGCTGGCCGAAGCGGTGGAGGCCCCCTACCGCATCCTGGGCGGCGGCAGCAACCTCGTCGTGGCGGATGAGGGCGTGCCCGAGCGGGTGATCCGCCTGACTGGCCCGCTGGCGGAGGCCGACCTCACGCCCGACCCGGCGCTCAGCAGCGGCGAGACGGTCGTCACCGGCTGGGTGGGGGGCGGCGTGCCGCTGCCGGGGCTGATCCGCAAATTGCAAAAGCTGGGGCTGTCCAACCTGGAAGGCACCGTCGGCATTCCCGCCCAGGTCGGCGGCGCGGTGTGGATGAACGCAGGCACCCGCTACGGCGAGATGTTCGACGGCCTGCACACGCTGGAGATCGTGACGCCGGGAGGCACGCGCCAGGTCACCCCGGACGACCTCGCCTGGGGCTACCGCCAGAGCGGCATTCCCCGGGGGCACATCGTCTCGCGGGTGCGGCTGCGGCTGCGGCGCTCGGCGCCCGAAGAGGTCCTGGCGAAGATGGACTTTGCCGACCAGGCCCGCAAGGGCCAGCCCAAGATGAAGACCCCCGGCTGCGCCTTCAAGAATCCGGGCGGCGTCTCGGCCGGCAAGCTGATCGACGAGGCGGGCCTGAAGGGTGCGCGGGTCGGGGGCGCGATGATCGCCCCCGAGCACGCCAACTTCATCGTGAATCTGGGGGGCGCGAGCAGCGCCGATGTCCACGCCCTGCTGGCCCTGATCCGCGAGCGGGTGGGCGCGCCGCTGGAACTGGAATACGAGCTGTGGCCGGAGCAGGGCTGA